The region TGTCCACAAGAATCATCTTATCCTTATTGGCGGTATCCGGGGTGAAGTGGAAAGCGCCCTGGCGGGTATATGCCGTTTCACCATTGACTTGAACGCCGAACAATCCATTGCCTTGAAGCGCCAAGTCCGTAGGCTTCCCTGTCTCCTGGAGCGTGCCTTCCTCCCAATTACTTGACACTGTAGGCACACGCACACCAAAGCCGATATTAAAACCCAGCGGCATACTGCGTCCAGGCTGGTTATAGTCCTTGGATTGCTGCTGTACACGGGTAAGCACATCCTCGAACGAGCCTTGTTTGCTCTTATAACCATTCGTATTCATATTGGCAATGTTATCCGCTATAATATCCAGCCGCTGCTGCAGACTGGCCATTGAGACAGAAGCACCGATTGTTGAGTTGTTCACAGGTCTAACCTCCTACTAGCTTGATAAGAAGAAACTGGCTAACACCATCAATATAATGATCCATGCAAGCCCGGCTATACCCGGCCGACTTCATTCACAGCCTTTTGCAGGCTGCTGTCATAGAACTGGATCACTTTCTGATTCGCTTCATACGCGCGGTAAGCGGCGTTCATATCCACAGTGACCTGAGTGGCATCCACATTCGAGTTCTCAAGGTAGCCCTGACGGACCTGCAGATTATCAGTTCCATTGGAAAAGCGGATGTCTGCGGCCTCGGCATCATCGGCATGGAAGACACCATTACCGTCACGCACCAGCTCCTGCGGTCTTGTGATGACGCTGATTCCGATCCGTGTGCCTGAAGGCAGTCCGGTAGCATTGTTAATCAGATTGCCCTGCCCGTCCACTTTAAGGTTATCCTGAGGCCCTGTCAATCGCAGCGGATTGCCGTCACTGCCCAGCACTCTGAATCCGCCTGAGCTAAGCACTTCCCCTGTAGGAGCAACTGTAAAGCTTCCGTTACGTGTATATAAATTATTGCCTTCATTGTCTTGAACCGTAAAGAACGCCTGGGGCCGGTAAATAACCTCGCCATCCGGACTGATATATTTCCCCGAGCCGTCAAAAGCAAGGTTGGTGCCTGGATTATCCGGGTCTGGGACCTGCAAATCGGTAGACAGCGCAAAATCTACGCTCTTGCCGCTCTCAATGAGGTCGCCCTGCAGGTATTGGGAGACGGACTGCTCGGCAAAAACCCCGGTATTGATCCGTCCGACAGGCTTAGCAGCGCCCCCGTTCATCGCGGTGATCAGCACCTCGGGAAAAGCATGGCTGACACTGTCGACCTGCTTGTACCCCGTAGTATTTAAATTGACCAAGTTCTGCGTCGCCGTATCATGTCTGCGCTGCTGCGTTACCATTCCTGCTGCGGCTGTATATAATCCTCTGAGCATGAGGTCAGTCCCTTCCTGGAATCTGCTGTTCTCCCTTATTATCGGCAGGCTAGAACTTTTTCTTAACCACCTTGTCCAAATGATCCAGCATAATTCCCGTGCCCTTGACTACGCAGTGCATCGGGTCCTCAGCCACCCAGACCGGAACATGCAGCTGTTCGGAGAGCAGCTCGTCCAGTCCGTTAAGCAGGGCGCCTCCGCCGGTCAGCACAACTCCACGGTCAATAATATCTGCCGACAGCTCTGGCGGTGTACGCTCCAGCACCGACTTGGCCGCAGCCACAATCGAAGAAACCGGATCCCACAGCGCTTCCTTCACCTCACCGGATGAAATAGTAAGGGTCTGGGGCAGTCCGCTCACCATATCACGCCCGCGGATATCCATCTCTGCCTTCATACCGCCCGGCCGTACCGAGCCGATGGTCACTTTGATATCCTCCGCTGTACGTTCACCAATCAGGAGCTTATATTTCTGTTTAATATATCTTAAAATGGCATCGTCGAACTTGTCCCCCGCGATCTTAATGGAAGAGGCGGTAACGACGTCGCCCATGGACAATACGGCTACATCCGTCGTTCCGCCGCCAATATCGACGACCATATTTCCGCTAGGCTGATAAATGTCCATTCCTGCGCCAATGGCTGCAGCTTTGGGCTCTTCCTCCATGAAAACCTCTTTGGCCCCGCTGCGCTCTGCCGCCTCACGGATGGACTTCGTTTCCACAGAAGTAATATTGGTGGGAGCACAAATCAAAATACGGGGCCGCGAATACCAGGTCCGGCCGCCAACGCTGTCAATAAAGTATTTGAGCATCATTTCCGTAATGGCAAAGTCGGCGATTACACCGTCACGGAGCGGACGAATCGTCGTTATATTTCCAGGTGTCCGCCCGACCATCCGGCGTGCCTGTTCACCAACCGCAAGGACCCGCTTCGTATCACTTTCAAGTGTGACCACGGAAGGTTCATCCAGAACGACTCCCCTTCCCTTGACATGAATGAGCACGTTAGCTGTGCCGAGATCGATTCCGATATCCTTGCTAAGCATAATGAAAGAGCCCCCAAAGTGTTATTTTAAATGAGAAAAGAAGATTGTACCAAATTTAAAAATACCATACTTTAGGGGGTGAGTACAATGGACTAAACCTGAATTATGGCGCGAAAATCCGAAAATCTTATGGCTTTGAGGCTACGGCAACCTCACGCTTCTTACCTGTGGTTTTCTTATATTTAATTTTTGTGGCTTCTCCCCCCCGAAGATGACGGATGGACTTGTGATATTCGAGAATGTGCTTCACCTGATCAGCCAGATCCGGATTAATTTCCGGCAGCCGTTCGGTTAAATCTTTATGCACCGTGCTTTTTGAAACGCCAAATTCCTTGGCTATGGTCCGGACCGTGTGCCTGGTTTCCACGATGCAGCGTCCGATTTTAATGGTACGTTCCTTGATGTAATCGTGCACGCTCCCGCCTCCCAACTGTGAATAGTTTGGTACATTATATGAGGGGCGGGCCTATATATTCGCGCTTTCAGGACATGACAAGCTCAGGAAGGCTCATTTTATTTGTCGGACAACCCAATTCACTGCATTTCACTGCCCCATTTCCGGAATAGAACCTGCCGGACTGTCCATTTCGGGGAGAAGCAAAAAATAACCCCACAAAGTGGGGCTTTAGCGTAAGTGATGACTCAGGTACTTTGCGGGGACCCCAAAACATATAAATTCTCTTTAAAAAAACAGGAGGCTTCCGCCCCCTGCTGAACATTTCGGCTTAGCGCTGCGGAAGCAGATCCGAAGGATTCACAATCTTGCCGTCCTCATGCACTTCAAAGTGTACATGGTTGCCAAGACCCTTCTCCATCTCATTACGTCCCGCTGCCCCCAGCATATCGCCTTGCTTCACTTCATCGCCCTGCTTCACTTTGATTTCACCAAGACTCTGATAGACCGTCTTCAGATCGCCGGGAGAGGTAATCTCGATTACCTTACCCAGTACAGCAACATCTTCCACTCTGGTAACTTCACCGCTGAGCGCCGCCTTCACATCAAACGTCTTGTTGTCCTCACGGGCAATATCAATTCCGGTATTGGTGACAAAGGTATTATTGTACTGCACCATCGCCGCAATATGATTCTCTTCCGTGCCGTTCTCGTCGTAGTACGGTTTGACCACTTCCACTTCACTCGGGCTGGCTACCGGCCAGACCAGGCTTTCGGCTGATGCGACAACTTCCAGGGCTTCGGGATCACCGTTTGCAGCTCCGGTTTTGCTGCCGGCCTCACCTTGGGATACTACCGCGGCGTTATCAGGATTCAGCGGCTTCTGGCCGGCATCCTGATAGACCCACACCAAGGTTAGTATAAGTGCCGCTGCCGCCGTGTAGACTGCCGGGAATACCCACCGTTTGGATAACAGTCTGCTCCATGAAGAAGGCTTAGCGCCTGAATCTCCCTGCTTGTTTTTGAGAGATTCATCATGGGTTGATTTGATTTTGTCTTGTTCATTCATATGGTTATCACCTCAGTAACCAGTGTTACCGGGCGCTTCGCTTTTATACGTATCTTGCAGATTATTTTTTCAGAAGAGTTGAGATTCCGGTAAAAGAGACCCCGCTGTAGTAGTGTTTGAGAATCTGTGTAGCCGTCTTGCCCTGCTTCGCCATTCCGTTCGCCCCCCACTGGCTCATGCCGACACCGTGGCCGTTACCATACGTGGTGATCTGCACCTTCCCCGCTTGGCGCTTCCAGGTGAACTGGCTCGAGCGCAGCCCCAGCTTCTCTCTCACTTCCCGCCCGGTAAACACCTTCCCTCCGATAGAGATCTGTTTGATCCGGTGGCCGGCTGTAAGCGACAGCACCTCCGCCGGCAAGCTGGCAGAGGATTGAGCGGAGACTGGCGTTGCCTTACCCGAAGCTCCCAGACTGGCTGACACCGGAAGGTCCTTGGTTCCAAGGCCCAGCTTGCTGCGCAGCTCCGAGTTACTGAAGGTGTAGGTTACGGCCAGGTTCGGGGTGATCTGCAGCTCCCAGGGGCTGGCTACACTGCGCAGGTAGGGAACCGCAGCATTCCAGTATTCCTCGGAGTTCTCGGTATAGCCTCCGCTGGAGGCGAAGAAGGAAGCCGTTATCGGCTGCCCCTGATAGGTCATGATCGTTCCGCGCGTCTCCAGGACCGCGCGGCGGATCTTCGCCAGTCCGGCGCGCTTGCTGCCGGATGCCCAGTCCCGTTCCAGCACGGCCTTCGATACGTAAGCCTGATGGCTTACCGTATCGCTCACATCCGCTTCGGGAACGGGTACCCCGCTGTGGTCGCCGGCGGCCAGACGGCGGGCAATGAACGTGCGGGCCGCTACGGCCTGCGCCTTGAGCGCTTCAAGCTCAAATTCGGCCGGCATCTCGGCCGCCAGTACGCCGCTGACGTACTCCTCCAGCGGCAGGGTCTCGATTTGTCCGCTCCGCGACAAATAGACGGTGACCTCCGGCTGCGGCGCCTCTGCGGCAGCCGGTGCCGGCGGCGCCGGAACGGCCGTGGCCTGCGGCACGGCCGGGGGCGCCGGCGGCTGTTGTCCCCGCGCTGCGGGACAACAGCCAGCGGCAGCAGCAGCGCAGCCAGCAGGGGCGCTGCCAGCCAGGCGGCGGGGGCCAGCCGCCGCAGGGGGCGCACGCCGCGCCGCCGCGCGCGCGCGTAGCTATGCGGACGCTTCAGGATGCGCCGCAGCTTGATTAACTCTTTCATCTCTATGGCTCCTTCCGTAAGCACCGGTGATTCTTATAGATATGAATTTGCGGCACCTGCTAGAACGGGATTTTGAGAGAAAGAGAGTTGCGGAATCCCACGGTACGTATAAGATTTTTTTCAAAAAAAAAGGACCAGCCGCTTAGCGGCTGGTCCTAATATTTTTAAGAATAACTATTATACCCAAGACGGCTGAATCTGGAAGCGGGGTCTGATCTCTTCGGCTTTGGAGGATTCGCTTCTGGCCGGTTCAGGCTTAAGCGCTTCTTCTTTTGCAGCAGGAACTGCCGACTCTTCCATGGAAATACGCCATATGTCCGCACCAAGTCCTGACAGCTTCTCAGCCAGGTGCACATACCCGCGGTCAATGTGATGTGTTCCGCTAACTTCTGTAGTGCCTTCCGCCACAAGCCCTGCCAAAATAAGCGCAGCACCTGCACGCAGGTCCGTAGCACATACCTTAGCGCCGACCAGACTGGCATTGCCCGTCACAATCGCAGAGCGGCCCTCAATCTTGATCTCCGCGTTCATGTTGTGGAATTCATCCACATGCATGAACCGGTTCTCGAAGACGGTCTCTGTCACTACGCTGGTTCCTTCCGAGCGGAGCAGCAGTGCCATCATCTGTGACTGCATATCTGTCGGGAATCCCGGGTAAGGTAATGTCTTGAGATCGACAGCCTTCAGCGGCTTGTCGCTGATGACACGGACTCCGTTCTCATCCGGGATAATCGTAACGCCCATTTCCTCCATCTTGGCAATCACCGGACCCAGATGGTCGGCAATAGCTCCCTCAACATACACATCACCGCCTGTAATCGCCGCTGCTGCCATGTAGGTTCCAGCTTCGATCCGGTCAGGAATGACATGATGTCTTACGCCGTGCATACGCTCTACGCCTTCAATCCGGATGACTCCGGTTCCGGCTCCGCGTACAATGCCGCCCATCCCGTTCAGGTAATTGGCAAGGTCGACAATCTCCGGCTCTTTAGCCGCATTCTCAATTACTGTGGTGCCTTCGGCAAGCGCGGCAGCCATCATTATATTTTCGGTCGCACCTACGCTGGCCACATCCAGATAGATCTTGGCTCCGCGCAGTCTTCCGTTACTTTTCGCATCGATGTAGCCCTGGCCCAGACTGATCTCGGCTCCAAGCGCTTCAAAACCCTTCAAGTGCTGGTCAATTGGCCTAGTTCCAATGGCGCAACCGCCAGGCAGAGAAATACGAGTATGCCCCATACGGGACAGGAGTGGACCCATAACCAGGAAAGAAGCCCTCATTTTGCGTACCCATTCGTATGGTGCTTCACAGGAAGTAATATTAGTGGCATCTACTTCAATCACATCGTTCTGGTATGTAATACCTGCACCCAGAGATTCCAATACCTTGTTAATCGTCATTACATCGTCTAACGGAGGTGCGTCCACAATGACGCTAACTCCTTCTTCTGCCAATAGAGAGGCGGCTATGATCGGTAGTACGGAATTTTTTGCGCCGCTAACTTTCACGCTCCCGGTCAATCTGTTGCCACCGCGGACGATAAATTTGCTCATTTCGGTTTCCCTCCGCGTCCATTATTTCTGAAATAAATTTTGAGGTTAAAATTCGTCTGTTAAGATATTGAATATTCCGTCATTGCGTCTTAGGTGCAGATTCCTTGCTTAACTTCAGTGTTGACATAATAAAACCTTATTATTCGACACTTTTTTCACTGCATCAGCCTATACAGATATAACCAAAGCCGCTGCCGTTAAAACATCCGTCCTATAAGTCCGCTCCAGCCCAGATAATCAAGCAGGAACCCGGCCACGAAGTGACCCAGGACAATTGCCAAGAGCAGGTGCAGCAGTCTGCCCTGAGGGCTCTTGGGATATCTTATGACCAAATCCAGCTTAAGGTTCTGAAGTGACCACCAGGATAATGCAACGCAGATCAAAGAGATAACCATCGATATCATATTGCTGGTGCCGATCGCACCCGACAACTCAGCGGATAAGCGTGTGTTCATATTAGCCCCCTGTGTTAGGTACTCGGAAATCGACTCTTATATCATACTTGTGCAGGGGAAAAGAATCCAGTACTTTTACGAAATTTTAAACAAATGGGTCTTTATATGCAGATCTGATGACGATATGTTCATAAACTGCTAGATTCTCATCTAGCAAAAAAAGCAGTCAAGCCCAGGGCTTGACCGCTTATCTGCTACTGTTGTCCTTTACCGGTCGAAACTTTGATGCGCGTTACAGCACGCTGTAATGCCAGCTCCGCACGGCGGTGATCGATCTCATCCTGCTTGCTTTGCAGCTTAAGGCGGCGCTCAGCCCGCTCCTTAGCCGCTTCAGCGCGCTCCACATCAATATCCCGGGGCAGCTCAGCACTTTCAGCCAGCACCGTTACCTTATCTTTGTGCACTTCAACGAAACCGCCATGCACAGCGATGGAGACTGTAACGCCGTCCGCCTTAACGCTAAGCGGAGCAACCTGAAGCGGGGTGACGAGCGGAATATGTCCCGGGAGAATCCCCAGTTCACCATTCACGCCGCGTACCGTCAGACTGTTCACTTGCTTGGAGTAGACCAGATGCTCCGGAGTAACTATTTCGAGCAAAAAGGTATTCACTTCCATTCCTCCTCAAAGCTTTACAGAATAAAGCCCGATCCCCCAGCATAAGCATGCTTAGGGTTACAACGTTTTCGCTTTTTCCACGGCTTCTTCAATCGTACCTACGAACAAGAACGCTACTTCCGGAAGATCATCGTGCTTACCTTCCAGGATTTCCTTGAAGCTGCGTACAGTTTCTTTGATTGGCACGTACTTGCCTTTGAAGCCGGTGAACTGCTCTGCTACGTGGAACGGCTGGGACAGGAAGCGCTCAACCTTACGGGCGCGGGATACAATCACCTTATCCTCTTCACTCAGCTCATCCATACCCAGGATGGCAATGATATCCTGAAGCTCAGTATAACGCTGCAGCAGCTGCTTAACGCCTTGTGCCACGTTATAGTGCTCTTCGCCGACGATTTCCGGTGCCAGCATCCGCGAGCTGGAAGCCAGCGGGTCAACCGCAGGGAAAATCCCTTTTTCGGAGATTTTACGCTCCAGGTTGGTCGTCGCATCCAAGTGGGCAAACGCCGTTGCCGGTGCAGGGTCTGTATAGTCATCCGCAGGCACGTAGATCGCCTGGATTGAAGTAACGGAACCTTTCTTCGTGGACGTAATACGCTCCTGCAGCTGACCCATTTCTGTAGCCAGTGTAGGCTGGTAACCTACCGCAGAAGGCATCCGGCCGAGCAGGGCCGATACTTCGGAACCCGCTTGGGTGAACCGGAAGATGTTATCGATAAAGAGCAGCGTATCGCGGCCTTCTACATCACGGAAATATTCCGCCATGGTCAGTCCGGTCAGAGCTACGCGCAGACGCGCGCCCGGCGGCTCATTCATTTGTCCGAAGACCATCGCCGTTTTTTTGATAACGCCGGAATCGGTCATTTCGTGATAGAGGTCATTCCCCTCACGTGTCCGCTCGCCAACGCCGGCGAATACGGAGATACCGCCGTGTTCCTGTGCAATGTTGTTAATCAATTCCTGAATGGTTACTGTTTTACCTACGCCGGCACCGCCGAACAGGCCGATTTTACCGCCCTTGGCATAAGGGGCCAGCAAGTCGATAACTTTAATTCCGGTCTCCAGAACCTCTGCCTGAGTTGATAACTCATCAAAGGTAGGAGCCAGACGGTGAATCGGGTTTCTTGCAGCTACCACCTCAGCACCGTTATCGATTGGATTACCAAGTACGTTAAATACGCGGCCCAGTGTTGCTTCACCGACTGGAACCGAGATCGGTGCTCCCTGGTCAATCGCATCAATCCCGCGTACCAGTCCATCTGTGGAAGACATGGCGATACAACGCACCAGGTTATCTCCAAGATGATTGGAAACTTCAAGAGTCAGATCCATGTTACGGCCATCGCTTAGAGTTTCAACAATTTTGATGGCGTTGAATATCTGGGGCAACTGGCCGCGTTCAAATTCAATATCGACAACCGGACCCATAATGCTCACAACGCGTCCTTTGTTCATCTTCATTTCCCTCCTCGAAAGCTGTTACATCTGTATTAAGACTGCGCGTTCGCACCAGCCACGATCTCGGTAATTTCTTGCGTAATGGCCGCCTGACGGGCACGGTTGTACGTAAGTCTAAGTTCTCCGATCATTTTTGACGCGTTCTTCGTTGCACTGCCCATGGCTGTCATCTTAGCTCCCAGCTCACTGGCTTTGCCGTTCAGAAGAGCACCGTAGATTAAAGTCTCGGCATATTTCGGAAGCAGAACTTCCAGTACGCCTGCAGGCGAAGGCTCGTATTCATAAGCAGCAGATGCTCCGTGATGCTCGCCCTCCCCAACGCCTTCCATAGGCAGAAGTCTGTCTACAGTCGGAATCTGGCTGATCGCATTAACGAACTGGTTGTAGCAAATGTAGATCTCATCATAGACGCCTGTCTCGAACTGGTTCACCGCCGAATAGGCAATCGACTTGATGTCGGCAAATTTCGGGGTATCGGACAGCTCGGTGATTTCTTCTACAATGGGATATTCACGGCGCCGCAAAAAGTCACGGCCTTTGCGCCCGATCACAAACAGCGCATACTCATCCTTGGACTTATGGCGTTCTGCGATCAGCATCGTTACTTTACGCAGAATATTCGCATTGTAGCCGCCGGCAAGACCTCTGTCCGAGGTGATGATCAAATAACCTGTTTTTTTGACAGGCCGGCTGACCAGCATCGGGTGCTGGAGATCCTGCGTACCGGCAGCAATACTCGAGACGACCTCTTTCAGCTTCTCTGAATACGGACGGGCTGCTTCTGCCTTCTCCTGCGCCTTGCGCAGCTTGGACGCAGCGACCATCTCCATCGCTTTGGTGATCTGTCTGGTGTTCTGAACGCTCTTAATTTGACGTTTAATATCGCGCATGCTTCTTGCCATGATTTCACCACCTTAGAGCTTTGGCGTAGCCAAAGCTAACTTCGTAAGCATAAGCTGAGCTTTGACGTACCCAATAGCTAACTTCGTAAGCATAAACGGTAATCTCTATATATTAGCTTGTAGCAAAGCCTCTTTTGAATTTCTCGATGGCAGCCTTGAGCGCTGCTTCGTTGTCAGCTGTCAGATCCTTGGTATCCGAGATGGATTTCAGGATTTCAGTGGCACTGCTGTCGATAAAGGCCAGGAATTCCTTCTCGAAACGCTTAACGTCCTTGACAGGAATATCATCCAGATGTCCTTTGACAGCGGTGTACAGACTAAGCACTTGATGCTCAACGCTAAGCGGCTGGTTCACACCCTGCTTCAGAATCTCCATCATACGCGCACCGCGGTTCAGACGGGCCTGCGTTGATTTGTCCAGATCGGAGCCGAACTGGGAGAAAGCCTGAAGCTCACGGTATTGAGCCAGATCCAGACGCAGGGAACCGGCGACCTTCTTCATAGCTTTGATCTGTGCGGAGCCCCCTACACGGGATACAGAGATACCTACGTTGATCGCCGGACGCTGTCCGGAGTTGAACAAGTCGGATTCAAGGAAGATTTGGCCGTCTGTGATCGAAATTACGTTCGTTGGAATGTAAGCCGATACGTCAGAAGCCTGTGTTTCGATGAATGGCAGGGCGGTTAATGAACCACCACCAAGCGCATCGCTAAGCTTGGCTGCACGTTCCAGCAGACGGGAGTGCAGATAGAATACGTCACCCGGGAAGGCTTCACGGCCCGGTGGACGGCGGAGCAGCAGAGACAATTCGCGGTAAGCCGAAGCCTGCTTGGACAGGTCATCATAAATGACAAGTACATGCTCGCCCTTATACATAAAGTATTCGCCCATAGCGCAGCCTGCGTACGGAGCAATATAAAGCAGCGGAGAAGGCTCGGAAGCCGACGCGGTTACAACGATAGTGTAATCCAGGGCGCCATGACGGCGGAGGGTTTCTACTACCTGTGCTACAGTAGATTGTTTTTGTCCGATAGCAACATAGATACACTTCATCCCGTTGCCCTTCTGGTTGATAATCGCATCAATCGCGATCGCAGTCTTACCTGTCTGACGGTCACCAATGATCAGCTCGCGTTGTCCGCGGCCGATTGGCACCATGGCATCGATTGCCTTAAGACCCGTCTGCATCGGTTCGTGTACCGACTTACGGTCGATAACCCCCGGCGCGTTATGTTCAACCGGACGGAATTCTGTAGTAGCAATCGGTCCCTTGCCGTCAAGCGGCTGGCCCAGTGCATTTACTACGCGGCCCAGCATGGCTTCGCCAACCGGAACCTGCATGATCTGGCCGGTACGTTTAACCTGATCGCCTTCGCGGATCTCTTTGTATTCACCCAGAATAACAACACCGACGTTGCTTTCTTCCAGGTTAAGCGCCATGCCCACTACCCCGTTGGAGAACTCCAGCAGTTCCCCTGCCATTGCGTTTTCCAGACCGTAGACACGGGCGATACCGTCGCCGACTTGAATGACGGTGCCAATTTCGGCCACTTCGATATCGGCTTTATATTGCTCAATTTGACTTTTGATCAAAGTGCTGATCTCTTCAGGTCTGATGCCCAATATCCTCACCCCTATCTTCTTTGCTTATCATTAAAGGATTTCTCAAGACGCGTAAGCTTACCGGCCAGACTTCCGTCATACAGCGTATCGCCGATTACGACTTTCAGTCCGCCGAGCAGGCTTGTATCGACCACATTGGTTACACGAATCTTACGGCCAGTAAGCTGGCTGAATTCAGCCGCAACACTGTCCTGTTCTGCCTGGTTCAGGGAATAAGCGGAATAGACAGTAGCGTAGCCAATGCCAAGGGCATCCCCTTCAATCTTGATATATTTAGCCAGTAACTCTGCGAAAATATCGGTTCTGCCCCGCTCTACCAATAGCTCTACCGTGTTCATGACCGCTTCCGAGACTTTACCTTGAAGTGTCCCGCGCAGCACATTCAGCTTGTCGGATTGCGAGATACGGGGTGCCAGGATAAACCGTTTCACCTCTGCATCATTAT is a window of Paenibacillus sp. FSL H3-0469 DNA encoding:
- a CDS encoding M23 family metallopeptidase, with translation MNEQDKIKSTHDESLKNKQGDSGAKPSSWSRLLSKRWVFPAVYTAAAALILTLVWVYQDAGQKPLNPDNAAVVSQGEAGSKTGAANGDPEALEVVASAESLVWPVASPSEVEVVKPYYDENGTEENHIAAMVQYNNTFVTNTGIDIAREDNKTFDVKAALSGEVTRVEDVAVLGKVIEITSPGDLKTVYQSLGEIKVKQGDEVKQGDMLGAAGRNEMEKGLGNHVHFEVHEDGKIVNPSDLLPQR
- the atpG gene encoding ATP synthase F1 subunit gamma; protein product: MARSMRDIKRQIKSVQNTRQITKAMEMVAASKLRKAQEKAEAARPYSEKLKEVVSSIAAGTQDLQHPMLVSRPVKKTGYLIITSDRGLAGGYNANILRKVTMLIAERHKSKDEYALFVIGRKGRDFLRRREYPIVEEITELSDTPKFADIKSIAYSAVNQFETGVYDEIYICYNQFVNAISQIPTVDRLLPMEGVGEGEHHGASAAYEYEPSPAGVLEVLLPKYAETLIYGALLNGKASELGAKMTAMGSATKNASKMIGELRLTYNRARQAAITQEITEIVAGANAQS
- the mreB gene encoding rod shape-determining protein MreB — protein: MLSKDIGIDLGTANVLIHVKGRGVVLDEPSVVTLESDTKRVLAVGEQARRMVGRTPGNITTIRPLRDGVIADFAITEMMLKYFIDSVGGRTWYSRPRILICAPTNITSVETKSIREAAERSGAKEVFMEEEPKAAAIGAGMDIYQPSGNMVVDIGGGTTDVAVLSMGDVVTASSIKIAGDKFDDAILRYIKQKYKLLIGERTAEDIKVTIGSVRPGGMKAEMDIRGRDMVSGLPQTLTISSGEVKEALWDPVSSIVAAAKSVLERTPPELSADIIDRGVVLTGGGALLNGLDELLSEQLHVPVWVAEDPMHCVVKGTGIMLDHLDKVVKKKF
- a CDS encoding flagellar hook-basal body protein — encoded protein: MLRGLYTAAAGMVTQQRRHDTATQNLVNLNTTGYKQVDSVSHAFPEVLITAMNGGAAKPVGRINTGVFAEQSVSQYLQGDLIESGKSVDFALSTDLQVPDPDNPGTNLAFDGSGKYISPDGEVIYRPQAFFTVQDNEGNNLYTRNGSFTVAPTGEVLSSGGFRVLGSDGNPLRLTGPQDNLKVDGQGNLINNATGLPSGTRIGISVITRPQELVRDGNGVFHADDAEAADIRFSNGTDNLQVRQGYLENSNVDATQVTVDMNAAYRAYEANQKVIQFYDSSLQKAVNEVGRV
- a CDS encoding DUF1146 family protein, encoding MNTRLSAELSGAIGTSNMISMVISLICVALSWWSLQNLKLDLVIRYPKSPQGRLLHLLLAIVLGHFVAGFLLDYLGWSGLIGRMF
- the spoIIID gene encoding sporulation transcriptional regulator SpoIIID translates to MHDYIKERTIKIGRCIVETRHTVRTIAKEFGVSKSTVHKDLTERLPEINPDLADQVKHILEYHKSIRHLRGGEATKIKYKKTTGKKREVAVASKP
- the atpD gene encoding F0F1 ATP synthase subunit beta; translated protein: MNKGRVVSIMGPVVDIEFERGQLPQIFNAIKIVETLSDGRNMDLTLEVSNHLGDNLVRCIAMSSTDGLVRGIDAIDQGAPISVPVGEATLGRVFNVLGNPIDNGAEVVAARNPIHRLAPTFDELSTQAEVLETGIKVIDLLAPYAKGGKIGLFGGAGVGKTVTIQELINNIAQEHGGISVFAGVGERTREGNDLYHEMTDSGVIKKTAMVFGQMNEPPGARLRVALTGLTMAEYFRDVEGRDTLLFIDNIFRFTQAGSEVSALLGRMPSAVGYQPTLATEMGQLQERITSTKKGSVTSIQAIYVPADDYTDPAPATAFAHLDATTNLERKISEKGIFPAVDPLASSSRMLAPEIVGEEHYNVAQGVKQLLQRYTELQDIIAILGMDELSEEDKVIVSRARKVERFLSQPFHVAEQFTGFKGKYVPIKETVRSFKEILEGKHDDLPEVAFLFVGTIEEAVEKAKTL
- a CDS encoding F0F1 ATP synthase subunit epsilon; this encodes MNTFLLEIVTPEHLVYSKQVNSLTVRGVNGELGILPGHIPLVTPLQVAPLSVKADGVTVSIAVHGGFVEVHKDKVTVLAESAELPRDIDVERAEAAKERAERRLKLQSKQDEIDHRRAELALQRAVTRIKVSTGKGQQ
- the murA gene encoding UDP-N-acetylglucosamine 1-carboxyvinyltransferase gives rise to the protein MSKFIVRGGNRLTGSVKVSGAKNSVLPIIAASLLAEEGVSVIVDAPPLDDVMTINKVLESLGAGITYQNDVIEVDATNITSCEAPYEWVRKMRASFLVMGPLLSRMGHTRISLPGGCAIGTRPIDQHLKGFEALGAEISLGQGYIDAKSNGRLRGAKIYLDVASVGATENIMMAAALAEGTTVIENAAKEPEIVDLANYLNGMGGIVRGAGTGVIRIEGVERMHGVRHHVIPDRIEAGTYMAAAAITGGDVYVEGAIADHLGPVIAKMEEMGVTIIPDENGVRVISDKPLKAVDLKTLPYPGFPTDMQSQMMALLLRSEGTSVVTETVFENRFMHVDEFHNMNAEIKIEGRSAIVTGNASLVGAKVCATDLRAGAALILAGLVAEGTTEVSGTHHIDRGYVHLAEKLSGLGADIWRISMEESAVPAAKEEALKPEPARSESSKAEEIRPRFQIQPSWV
- the spoIID gene encoding stage II sporulation protein D codes for the protein MPQATAVPAPPAPAAAEAPQPEVTVYLSRSGQIETLPLEEYVSGVLAAEMPAEFELEALKAQAVAARTFIARRLAAGDHSGVPVPEADVSDTVSHQAYVSKAVLERDWASGSKRAGLAKIRRAVLETRGTIMTYQGQPITASFFASSGGYTENSEEYWNAAVPYLRSVASPWELQITPNLAVTYTFSNSELRSKLGLGTKDLPVSASLGASGKATPVSAQSSASLPAEVLSLTAGHRIKQISIGGKVFTGREVREKLGLRSSQFTWKRQAGKVQITTYGNGHGVGMSQWGANGMAKQGKTATQILKHYYSGVSFTGISTLLKK